The following are encoded in a window of Halorarum salinum genomic DNA:
- a CDS encoding HAD family hydrolase, protein MDLYDRVYELYAEFDTETLRAYREFVDLFPPLDSRVALERWDEANAALAERRAGIEAAFADGETLASIAERADRQAAFTALDLRGKYGRAVNAFVLDVDETLRSAGDTDNEIPRDTLHLLTEFAEHGVPLVVCTGQTLENVKGFLVQGLGSELVHSGDVSVVYEAGAGVFTPGSGADTKRLLYEELDDDVRAVVDDVRTRVLREAPEPVRRGCHLQGNEFNVTLKPNYETGSDRADEVIDEAMAHLLELVGKAVAERLGGGSGGSGEGDGIDGPAAARAFYADADPEIEAALERAGADVPPDTDPEAARLFERLDVALYRADAAELAARDLDKAAGVRAALDALGVADPFVCVMGDSKSDLRAMEWAERADAGIAAAPAHSSESVLEHVRSTDDLVFAPGGADEMLRTVYALNRLVELDG, encoded by the coding sequence GTGGACCTCTACGACCGGGTGTACGAACTGTACGCCGAGTTCGACACCGAGACGCTGCGGGCCTACCGCGAGTTCGTGGACCTGTTCCCGCCGCTGGACTCCCGGGTCGCGCTGGAGCGGTGGGACGAGGCGAACGCCGCGCTCGCCGAGCGTCGGGCCGGCATCGAGGCGGCGTTCGCCGACGGCGAGACGCTCGCGTCCATCGCGGAGCGGGCAGACCGACAGGCCGCCTTCACCGCGCTGGACCTCCGGGGAAAGTACGGCCGGGCGGTGAACGCGTTCGTGCTGGACGTGGACGAGACGCTCCGCTCGGCCGGGGACACGGACAACGAGATCCCCCGTGACACGCTCCACCTCCTCACGGAGTTCGCCGAGCACGGCGTCCCGCTGGTCGTCTGTACCGGGCAGACGCTGGAGAACGTGAAGGGGTTCCTCGTCCAGGGGCTCGGGAGCGAACTCGTCCACTCGGGGGACGTCTCGGTCGTCTACGAGGCGGGTGCGGGCGTGTTCACCCCCGGCAGCGGCGCCGACACGAAGCGGCTGCTCTACGAGGAACTCGACGACGACGTGCGTGCGGTAGTGGACGACGTGCGGACCCGCGTGCTACGCGAGGCGCCGGAGCCGGTCCGGCGCGGCTGTCACCTCCAGGGGAACGAGTTCAACGTCACGCTGAAGCCGAACTACGAGACCGGGAGCGACCGCGCGGACGAGGTGATCGACGAGGCGATGGCCCACCTGCTCGAACTCGTCGGGAAGGCGGTGGCGGAGCGACTCGGCGGGGGGAGCGGCGGGAGCGGCGAGGGGGACGGGATCGACGGCCCGGCCGCCGCGCGCGCGTTCTACGCCGACGCCGACCCGGAGATCGAGGCGGCGCTGGAGCGGGCAGGTGCCGACGTTCCTCCCGATACCGACCCCGAGGCGGCGCGGCTGTTCGAGCGCCTCGACGTCGCGCTCTACCGGGCGGACGCGGCGGAACTCGCGGCGCGCGACCTCGACAAGGCCGCGGGGGTGCGGGCGGCGCTGGACGCGCTCGGCGTGGCCGACCCGTTCGTCTGCGTGATGGGCGACAGCAAGTCCGACCTGCGCGCGATGGAGTGGGCCGAACGGGCCGACGCCGGCATCGCGGCCGCGCCGGCACACTCCTCCGAGTCGGTCCTGGAGCACGTCCGATCGACGGACGACCTCGTGTTCGCGCCGGGCGGGGCCGACGAGATGCTCCGGACCGTGTACGCGCTGAACCGGCTCGTCGAACTGGACGGGTAG
- a CDS encoding glutathione S-transferase N-terminal domain-containing protein, with protein MLELYQSETCPYCGKVREKLSDLGVSYVVHNPRLGGKSGGDVTNQRTYDEMIEMGGENQIPYLVDNARDEALYESDDIVAYLEKHYE; from the coding sequence ATGCTCGAACTCTACCAGTCGGAGACGTGCCCGTACTGCGGGAAGGTGCGCGAGAAGCTCTCGGATCTGGGCGTGTCCTACGTCGTCCACAACCCCCGTCTCGGCGGGAAGAGCGGCGGCGACGTCACGAACCAGCGGACGTACGACGAGATGATCGAGATGGGCGGGGAGAACCAGATCCCGTACCTCGTCGACAACGCGCGCGACGAAGCGCTCTACGAGAGCGACGACATCGTCGCGTACCTCGAGAAGCACTACGAGTGA
- a CDS encoding malate dehydrogenase has translation MEVAVIGGAGTIGSTAAYTLAIDRPDVDLTLVDVDVDAATGHATDARHARTLGQLPQFGGDGTTAPVEGAPSRGGSLETADVAVIAASVPRPEGSAQRGGRAHFLERNRELASTIAGALTERDPLPVVVVSNPVDHITHHLWRETGWDRRRFVGYSLSETARTADRIATLRDVPRGSVYCPTVGEHGEHVVPLFSRLTIDGERVTLTEAERREVREYVRDVPYDVIDLRGAGESSRWVTGRGVARLAGAVLDGGFDGEPVSLSVPLDGEYGFEDVCLSVPVRLGRDGVERILEWDLADDERERLDAAYDSITSAR, from the coding sequence ATGGAAGTAGCCGTCATCGGCGGGGCCGGTACCATCGGCTCTACGGCCGCGTACACCCTCGCGATCGACCGCCCCGACGTCGACCTGACGCTCGTCGACGTCGACGTGGACGCTGCGACGGGCCACGCGACGGACGCCCGCCACGCGCGGACCCTCGGGCAACTGCCGCAGTTCGGCGGGGACGGCACCACGGCCCCGGTCGAGGGCGCCCCGTCGAGGGGCGGTTCGCTCGAGACGGCGGACGTCGCCGTCATCGCCGCGAGCGTCCCGCGACCGGAGGGGTCCGCACAGCGCGGCGGGCGGGCCCACTTCCTCGAGCGGAACCGGGAGCTCGCGTCGACCATCGCGGGGGCGTTGACAGAACGGGACCCGCTCCCGGTCGTCGTCGTCAGCAACCCCGTCGACCACATCACCCACCACCTCTGGCGGGAGACCGGCTGGGACCGCCGTCGCTTCGTCGGCTACTCGCTCTCCGAGACGGCGCGCACGGCCGACAGGATCGCGACGCTCCGTGACGTCCCCAGGGGGAGCGTCTACTGCCCGACGGTGGGGGAACACGGCGAGCACGTCGTGCCCCTGTTCTCCCGGTTGACGATCGACGGGGAGCGCGTGACGCTCACCGAGGCGGAGCGGCGCGAGGTCCGGGAGTACGTCCGGGACGTCCCGTACGACGTCATCGACCTGCGCGGCGCCGGGGAGTCCTCCCGCTGGGTGACGGGTCGGGGCGTCGCGCGGCTCGCGGGCGCGGTCCTCGACGGCGGGTTCGACGGCGAGCCGGTCTCCCTGTCGGTGCCCCTCGACGGGGAGTACGGCTTCGAGGACGTCTGTCTCAGCGTGCCGGTCCGGCTGGGACGCGACGGGGTGGAGCGGATCCTCGAGTGGGACCTCGCCGACGACGAACGGGAGCGACTGGACGCGGCCTACGACTCGATCACGTCGGCCCGGTGA
- a CDS encoding gamma carbonic anhydrase family protein: MADPASAGNREPLFGNSPDVADTAFVSNRSYLVGDVAVGPRASVWPFVCARGEDAAVTVGAESNVQEFTMLHGADLGDGVTVGHNVVVDYATVEDDSLVGMQSAVLRGATVESGSLVAAGSVVLQDQTVPEGHLAYGTPARTKPLTEAQRAEIERVHEHYVELSRSYRAAERFE, translated from the coding sequence ATGGCCGATCCAGCCTCCGCCGGGAACCGCGAACCGCTGTTCGGGAATAGCCCGGACGTCGCGGACACGGCGTTCGTCTCGAACCGTTCGTACCTCGTCGGCGACGTCGCCGTCGGGCCGCGCGCAAGCGTCTGGCCGTTCGTCTGCGCCCGCGGCGAGGACGCGGCCGTGACCGTCGGCGCCGAGTCGAACGTCCAGGAGTTCACGATGCTCCACGGCGCCGACCTCGGCGACGGCGTGACCGTCGGCCACAACGTCGTCGTCGACTACGCGACCGTCGAGGACGACTCGCTCGTCGGGATGCAGAGCGCGGTGCTCCGGGGGGCGACGGTCGAGTCGGGCAGCCTCGTCGCCGCCGGCTCGGTCGTCCTGCAGGACCAGACGGTCCCCGAGGGGCACCTCGCCTACGGGACGCCGGCGCGGACGAAGCCGCTCACCGAGGCGCAGCGCGCGGAGATCGAACGGGTGCACGAGCACTACGTCGAACTCTCCCGTTCGTACAGGGCGGCAGAACGGTTCGAGTGA
- the eno gene encoding phosphopyruvate hydratase — translation MNDAVITDVSAREILDNRLEPTLRVTVETGAGTGRADVPCGRSRGANEAVDLRDGGDRYRGLGVRTAVGNVEERIAPELIGTDVTDQRAIDDRLVSLDGTPDRSNLGGNALTGVSVAVLVAGAATLDAPLYRYLGGVDASALPVPLFDLIEGGELGASGLDFQEHQVVPTGADSFSEAVRRCSEVYHELGGLIESEFGPASLDVGDEGGYTPTGLTDPRDAFDLELRAVEECGYGGEFSLAVDVAASELYDPDTGTYDVMDERMTRGELVDLYGDLVDGYPLVSIEDPLHEEDFDGFAQLTDALDVQIVGDDLFVTSPDRVQTGIERGAANALLLKVNQVGTVSEALAAASRSRRNGYAVQVSERSGQTADTWLADLAVGLNAGQIKTGVSRSERTEQYNRLLEIEAELGSAATYGVDAGPCLTDRA, via the coding sequence GTGAACGACGCAGTCATCACCGACGTCAGCGCGAGGGAGATCCTCGACAACCGACTGGAACCGACGCTCCGGGTGACCGTGGAGACGGGGGCGGGGACGGGGCGTGCCGACGTTCCGTGCGGCCGCTCGCGCGGCGCGAACGAGGCGGTCGACCTACGGGACGGCGGCGACCGGTACCGCGGGCTCGGCGTCCGGACGGCCGTCGGGAACGTGGAGGAGCGGATCGCCCCGGAGCTGATCGGAACCGACGTCACGGACCAGCGAGCGATAGACGACCGGCTGGTATCGCTCGACGGAACGCCAGACAGGTCGAACCTCGGCGGGAACGCGTTGACCGGTGTCTCCGTCGCCGTGCTCGTGGCCGGCGCGGCCACGCTGGACGCGCCGCTCTATCGGTACCTCGGCGGCGTCGACGCGTCCGCCCTCCCGGTCCCCCTGTTCGACCTCATCGAGGGCGGCGAACTGGGCGCCAGCGGGCTGGACTTCCAGGAGCACCAGGTGGTGCCGACTGGCGCCGACTCGTTCTCCGAGGCGGTTCGCCGCTGCAGCGAGGTGTACCACGAACTCGGCGGGCTCATCGAATCGGAGTTCGGGCCGGCGTCGCTCGACGTCGGCGACGAGGGCGGCTACACCCCGACCGGCCTGACCGACCCGCGGGACGCGTTCGACCTGGAGCTTCGAGCCGTCGAGGAGTGCGGGTACGGCGGCGAGTTCTCCCTCGCCGTGGACGTCGCGGCCTCGGAGCTGTACGACCCGGACACGGGGACGTACGACGTCATGGACGAGCGGATGACGCGGGGCGAGCTCGTCGACCTGTACGGGGACCTCGTCGACGGCTACCCGCTCGTCTCCATCGAGGACCCGCTCCACGAGGAGGATTTCGACGGGTTCGCGCAGTTGACCGACGCGCTTGACGTCCAGATCGTCGGCGACGACCTGTTCGTCACGAGCCCGGATCGGGTGCAAACCGGCATCGAACGCGGCGCCGCGAACGCCCTGCTCCTGAAGGTCAATCAGGTGGGCACCGTGTCGGAGGCCCTGGCGGCGGCGTCGCGGTCGCGCCGAAACGGGTACGCGGTTCAGGTCTCGGAACGCTCCGGACAGACCGCGGACACCTGGCTGGCCGACCTCGCGGTCGGCCTGAACGCTGGGCAGATCAAGACCGGCGTCAGTCGAAGCGAACGGACCGAACAGTACAACAGGCTGCTCGAGATCGAGGCGGAGCTCGGTTCGGCCGCGACGTACGGGGTCGACGCCGGCCCGTGTCTCACCGACCGGGCGTGA
- a CDS encoding glycerate kinase type-2 family protein, whose protein sequence is MIERTESLTDHGNERARRDLLAIAERSLERVHPSNTVAAHVRRDGDRLVVDGEEYDLTSIDGVSVIGAGKGSVAVVEALQAALDRDVSAGIVAEKAGQERPLPGVDVVGSGHPIPDETGLEAGRRAREIADRAGSDDLVFVCITGGASAQLVSPPPAVPLVALAETTDRLLRAGLPIDEINAVRKHLSRIKGGRLAERLAPATAVTLVVVDEVAGEPWGPTVADGSTAADAVDALKRRGLWAEIPDPVRTYLRRPEGSASVAPPSPDRIGALPAQYVVLANAATLCEAAAEEAAALGYDDLILSTGVEGESRDVGTALASVAVEAATYDRPAPTPCVLVSGGETTVTVPDDAGEGGPNQEFALSVALELADRESVTALALGTDGTDGPTDVAGGLVDGTTVPRLRERGVDPFTHLRRHDSSVPLRRANDAVYTGETGTNLMDLRLFLVTE, encoded by the coding sequence ATGATCGAACGGACCGAATCGCTGACCGACCACGGGAACGAACGGGCCCGTCGCGACCTGCTCGCGATCGCGGAGCGATCGCTGGAACGAGTCCATCCCAGCAACACCGTCGCGGCGCACGTTCGACGGGACGGGGACCGACTCGTCGTCGACGGCGAGGAGTACGACCTGACGTCGATCGACGGCGTCTCCGTCATCGGGGCCGGGAAGGGGTCGGTCGCCGTCGTCGAGGCGCTGCAAGCGGCGCTCGACCGCGACGTTTCGGCGGGGATCGTGGCGGAGAAGGCGGGCCAGGAGCGACCGCTTCCGGGCGTCGACGTGGTCGGCTCGGGACACCCGATCCCGGACGAGACGGGCCTCGAGGCGGGCCGTCGTGCACGCGAGATCGCGGACCGGGCGGGGAGCGACGACCTCGTGTTCGTGTGCATCACCGGCGGCGCGTCGGCCCAACTCGTCTCGCCGCCGCCGGCGGTACCGCTGGTCGCGCTCGCCGAGACGACCGACCGACTGCTGCGGGCCGGCCTCCCGATAGACGAGATAAACGCGGTCAGGAAGCACCTCTCGCGGATCAAGGGGGGGCGGCTGGCGGAGCGGCTCGCCCCGGCGACGGCCGTCACCCTCGTCGTCGTCGACGAGGTGGCCGGCGAGCCGTGGGGGCCGACGGTCGCCGACGGGTCCACGGCCGCCGACGCCGTCGACGCGTTGAAACGCCGCGGCCTCTGGGCGGAGATCCCCGACCCCGTCCGAACGTACCTGCGGCGTCCGGAGGGGTCCGCGTCCGTGGCCCCGCCGTCGCCGGACCGGATCGGGGCGCTCCCGGCGCAGTACGTCGTCCTCGCGAACGCCGCGACGCTGTGTGAGGCCGCGGCCGAGGAGGCGGCCGCGCTCGGCTACGACGACCTGATCCTCTCGACGGGAGTGGAGGGGGAGAGCCGGGACGTCGGGACCGCGCTCGCGAGCGTCGCCGTCGAGGCGGCGACGTACGATCGGCCGGCCCCCACGCCGTGCGTGCTCGTCTCCGGGGGCGAGACGACGGTGACCGTCCCCGACGACGCGGGCGAGGGCGGCCCGAACCAGGAGTTCGCGCTGAGCGTCGCGCTGGAACTCGCCGACCGGGAGTCGGTCACGGCGCTCGCGCTCGGAACGGACGGGACGGACGGACCGACCGACGTCGCCGGCGGGCTCGTCGACGGGACGACCGTCCCCCGCCTCCGCGAGCGGGGAGTCGACCCCTTCACGCACCTCCGGCGACACGACTCGTCGGTTCCGCTCCGGCGCGCGAACGACGCGGTCTACACCGGCGAAACCGGCACGAACCTGATGGACCTGCGGCTGTTCCTGGTTACGGAGTGA
- a CDS encoding AtuA-related protein translates to MPTETERSEWEPSSVADAETLYDVAHARAGNKQDISNVSVIPYDDDAYDDLVAVLTPERVKDHFAGIVTGGVERYCVPSVSSMNFVLHGALDGGWTQSNRIDRSGKALSTYMLRLPLDE, encoded by the coding sequence GTGCCGACTGAGACCGAACGGTCCGAGTGGGAGCCGTCGTCGGTCGCCGACGCGGAGACGCTGTACGACGTCGCCCACGCGCGGGCAGGCAACAAGCAGGACATCAGCAACGTCTCGGTGATCCCGTACGACGACGACGCGTACGACGACCTGGTGGCGGTCCTGACCCCCGAGCGGGTGAAGGACCACTTCGCGGGCATCGTCACGGGCGGGGTCGAGCGGTACTGCGTCCCGAGCGTCTCCAGCATGAACTTCGTGCTGCACGGAGCCTTGGACGGGGGCTGGACCCAGTCGAACAGGATCGACAGGAGCGGGAAGGCGCTGAGCACGTACATGCTCCGCCTCCCGCTCGACGAGTAG
- a CDS encoding acyclic terpene utilization AtuA family protein translates to MVTIGGGCGSALDWLEPSRRLMDEGLDYVILETIGTVATCRAAKRAHQGEVGYHPYLEDRLELILGPATEHGTTIVTNGGVVDPTGAARLARRVARDRGLSVQVIAITGDGCLDLVEARADEFDVDVSELISANAYIGAEEVVGALERRDDAYDAHVVIGGRIADPSLVVGPLVHEYGWALDDWDRLGRATVVGHLLECSAQVTGGYFSDPPRKPVPDLHRIGYPYAEVAEDGSAVLAKPDDSGGRLDRHTVREQLFYEVHDPSEYVTPDVVADFSTVELTEVGPDRVEIGGGGGRERPADLKVLLGSIEGYEFEKFIPIGGPNAVGRAEVTKGIVDDRLEHVFDVDRSRLDLRMEILGVDGLYGDAHDGRPDYSEAIDEHEEVILRVAGNAPERELLDPALRTVSTTLPGPAGSGVAIPYDAGGITEKAEIVPIYVPREPITGNVDYAELTTEEVIERAD, encoded by the coding sequence ATGGTCACCATAGGAGGCGGCTGTGGGAGCGCGCTCGACTGGCTCGAACCGTCCCGCCGGCTGATGGACGAGGGGCTCGACTACGTCATCCTCGAGACCATCGGCACCGTCGCGACCTGCCGCGCGGCGAAACGGGCCCACCAGGGCGAGGTCGGCTACCATCCCTACCTCGAGGACAGGCTCGAACTGATACTGGGGCCCGCGACGGAACACGGGACGACGATCGTCACGAACGGCGGGGTCGTCGACCCGACCGGCGCCGCCAGGCTGGCGCGACGGGTCGCGCGGGACCGGGGACTCTCCGTCCAGGTCATCGCCATCACCGGGGACGGCTGTCTGGACCTCGTCGAGGCGCGCGCCGACGAGTTCGACGTCGACGTCTCGGAGCTCATCTCGGCGAACGCGTACATCGGGGCCGAGGAGGTGGTCGGGGCCCTGGAACGTCGCGACGACGCCTACGACGCCCACGTCGTGATCGGCGGGCGGATCGCGGACCCGTCGCTGGTCGTCGGGCCGCTCGTCCACGAGTACGGCTGGGCGCTCGACGACTGGGACCGGCTCGGGAGGGCGACCGTCGTCGGGCACCTCCTCGAGTGCTCCGCGCAGGTCACCGGCGGCTACTTCAGCGATCCGCCGCGAAAGCCGGTGCCCGACCTCCACCGGATCGGCTACCCGTACGCCGAGGTGGCCGAGGACGGGTCGGCCGTCCTGGCGAAGCCCGACGACAGCGGCGGGCGCCTCGACCGGCACACGGTGCGCGAGCAGCTGTTCTACGAGGTCCACGACCCCTCGGAGTACGTCACCCCGGACGTCGTCGCGGACTTCTCGACGGTCGAGCTCACGGAGGTCGGGCCGGACCGGGTCGAGATCGGCGGCGGGGGCGGCCGCGAGCGCCCGGCGGACCTGAAGGTCCTGCTCGGGAGCATCGAGGGGTACGAGTTCGAGAAGTTCATCCCCATCGGCGGACCGAACGCGGTCGGTCGCGCCGAGGTGACGAAGGGGATCGTCGACGACCGCCTGGAGCACGTGTTCGACGTCGACCGGTCGAGGCTTGACCTGCGGATGGAGATCCTCGGCGTGGACGGGCTGTACGGCGACGCACACGACGGTCGCCCCGACTACAGCGAGGCGATCGACGAACACGAGGAGGTGATCCTCAGGGTCGCGGGCAACGCGCCCGAGCGGGAGCTCCTCGATCCGGCGCTCCGAACCGTCTCCACCACCCTGCCCGGACCCGCCGGCTCCGGCGTCGCCATCCCGTACGACGCGGGCGGCATCACGGAGAAGGCGGAGATCGTTCCGATCTACGTGCCGCGCGAGCCGATCACGGGGAACGTCGATTACGCCGAACTGACGACCGAGGAGGTGATCGAGCGTGCCGACTGA
- a CDS encoding MFS transporter has translation MRWHYRHTVLALCTFAFFATMVARLAISPVVPSITADFDISNTVIGFALTGMWMSYAFAQFPSGVLGDRYGERLVVLLAIGGTAVMSFLIAVAPAFPVFLVCVVVLGAVAGLHYSTATNLLTRTHDDIGTAIGVHTIGAPAGGLIAPVAAAWIGVRYGWRPAVAIGSAIAAPVFVLFALRVRSAEPRRPDQPIRERLHVGPMLELLGRPSIVFTAVIASVGAFVWQGTASFLPTFLIEHRGLSSTAAGVVFSSYFVVQAIVKPGLGVLSDRYDRDLAIAVSVITSALGMVLFIVGAGVVSIVAAVLLVGTGLGMAVTVEPRFMDELSEPEQGIGFGLVRTVYLLVSSLGSVAVGFLADTYGWATSFWVLVALLALIVCSLVVNQALGLGY, from the coding sequence ATGCGTTGGCACTACCGACACACCGTCCTCGCCCTCTGTACGTTCGCGTTCTTCGCGACGATGGTCGCACGGCTGGCGATCAGCCCGGTCGTCCCGTCCATCACGGCCGACTTCGACATCTCCAACACCGTGATCGGGTTCGCGCTGACCGGGATGTGGATGTCGTACGCGTTCGCGCAGTTCCCCAGCGGCGTCCTCGGCGATCGGTACGGTGAGCGGCTCGTCGTCCTCCTCGCGATCGGGGGGACGGCGGTCATGAGCTTCCTCATCGCGGTCGCCCCCGCGTTCCCCGTCTTCCTCGTCTGCGTGGTCGTCCTCGGCGCCGTCGCCGGCCTCCACTACAGCACCGCGACGAACCTCCTCACCCGCACGCACGACGACATCGGGACGGCGATCGGCGTCCACACCATCGGGGCCCCCGCGGGCGGGCTGATCGCCCCCGTCGCGGCCGCCTGGATCGGCGTCCGCTACGGGTGGCGGCCCGCGGTCGCCATCGGCTCGGCGATCGCCGCCCCCGTGTTCGTCCTGTTCGCGCTCCGCGTCCGGTCGGCCGAGCCGCGGCGGCCCGACCAGCCGATCAGGGAGCGGCTCCACGTAGGGCCGATGCTCGAACTCCTCGGCCGGCCGTCCATCGTGTTCACCGCCGTCATCGCCTCGGTCGGCGCGTTCGTCTGGCAGGGGACCGCCTCCTTCCTCCCGACGTTCCTCATCGAGCATCGGGGCCTCTCCTCGACGGCCGCCGGCGTCGTCTTCTCCTCGTACTTCGTCGTCCAGGCGATCGTGAAGCCGGGGCTGGGGGTGCTCTCGGACCGCTACGACCGGGACCTCGCCATCGCGGTCAGCGTGATCACCAGCGCGCTCGGGATGGTCCTGTTCATCGTCGGCGCGGGGGTCGTCTCCATCGTCGCCGCCGTCCTCCTGGTCGGGACGGGCCTCGGCATGGCGGTGACGGTCGAACCGCGGTTCATGGACGAACTCTCCGAGCCCGAACAGGGGATCGGCTTCGGGCTCGTCCGGACGGTGTATCTCCTCGTCAGCTCGCTTGGCTCGGTCGCGGTCGGGTTCCTGGCGGACACGTACGGGTGGGCGACGTCGTTCTGGGTCCTCGTCGCGCTGCTCGCGCTCATCGTCTGTTCGCTGGTCGTGAACCAGGCGCTGGGGCTCGGCTACTGA
- a CDS encoding universal stress protein — protein sequence MYHAVVAVDADMAEPTRLGEAVASLPRAADAVEVTVVNVFEEFDVTDAEGGDVDSEDLYDETDVPESAEAVRGYLADRGVAASVVRRHGEPSDEVLAEARANDAAVIVIGGKKRSPVGKALFGSTAQSILLEADRPVTFVHTD from the coding sequence ATGTACCACGCAGTGGTCGCGGTAGACGCGGACATGGCCGAACCGACGCGTCTCGGGGAGGCGGTCGCATCGCTCCCCCGGGCGGCCGACGCCGTCGAGGTGACGGTGGTCAACGTCTTCGAGGAGTTCGACGTGACCGACGCGGAGGGCGGCGACGTCGACTCGGAGGACCTCTACGACGAGACCGACGTCCCCGAATCCGCCGAAGCGGTGCGAGGGTACCTCGCCGACCGTGGCGTCGCGGCGTCCGTCGTTCGCCGGCACGGGGAACCGTCGGACGAGGTGCTCGCGGAGGCGAGGGCGAACGACGCCGCTGTGATCGTCATCGGCGGGAAGAAACGGAGCCCCGTCGGGAAGGCGCTGTTCGGGAGCACCGCCCAGTCCATCCTGCTGGAGGCCGACCGACCGGTCACGTTCGTCCACACCGACTGA
- a CDS encoding redoxin domain-containing protein has product MSTTASDDGEGTTVTLYRLHGCPYCEHIVELLDRHGVEYASRFVAGEHSRRDGVARVAGTRSVPLLVDHERGVTMAESARIGEYLERTYGGGDAGATPEFRPVTFPPSDHPVAGERAPEFTRPLVTREGWEDVPLSALASEAGSVLLVFSPLNWGGKSMYWWKEIERRGWGDDDVAVVGLGVSQPFDHQRFLERRDMPYPLYSDPANGVAEAYDVVHDLDGMAGVAEPRPAAFLLDDGLTVSYEWVADEWPETPPYDDVESAMASP; this is encoded by the coding sequence ATGTCCACGACCGCGTCCGACGACGGGGAGGGTACGACCGTGACGCTGTACCGGCTCCACGGCTGTCCGTACTGTGAGCACATCGTCGAACTGCTGGATCGACACGGCGTCGAGTACGCGTCCCGGTTCGTCGCGGGCGAGCACAGCCGCCGGGACGGCGTCGCGCGGGTCGCGGGGACGCGCTCGGTGCCGCTGTTGGTCGACCACGAACGGGGCGTGACCATGGCCGAGAGCGCCCGGATCGGCGAGTACCTGGAGCGGACGTACGGGGGCGGGGACGCGGGGGCTACCCCCGAGTTCCGGCCGGTCACGTTCCCGCCGTCGGACCACCCCGTCGCGGGTGAGCGGGCGCCGGAGTTCACCCGCCCGCTCGTCACGCGTGAGGGCTGGGAGGACGTCCCGCTGTCGGCGCTCGCTTCCGAGGCCGGCTCCGTCCTGCTCGTGTTCTCCCCGCTGAACTGGGGCGGCAAGTCGATGTACTGGTGGAAGGAGATCGAACGGCGGGGCTGGGGCGACGACGACGTCGCGGTGGTGGGGCTCGGCGTCTCCCAGCCGTTCGACCACCAGCGCTTCCTCGAGCGGCGCGACATGCCCTACCCGCTGTACTCGGACCCCGCCAACGGCGTCGCGGAGGCGTACGACGTCGTGCACGACCTCGACGGGATGGCCGGCGTCGCGGAGCCCCGGCCGGCCGCGTTCCTCCTCGACGACGGGCTGACGGTGAGTTACGAGTGGGTCGCGGACGAGTGGCCGGAGACGCCCCCGTACGACGACGTGGAGTCGGCGATGGCGTCCCCGTGA